A stretch of Desulfitobacterium dichloroeliminans LMG P-21439 DNA encodes these proteins:
- the purE gene encoding 5-(carboxyamino)imidazole ribonucleotide mutase, translating to MNQVGIVMGSDSDYSVMEDAIKVLKEFGVSYEVKVSSAHRTLERTLNWVSGFEGQGGKVIIAGAGMAAHLPGVVAGATTLPVIGVPIRSGALEGVDALYAIVQMPPGVPVATVGINGAKNGGLLAVQMIALSDQNLRVALKDYRVTMAEGVEAKDKALQEKLK from the coding sequence ATGAATCAAGTCGGTATCGTCATGGGCAGTGACTCAGATTATAGTGTCATGGAAGACGCCATTAAAGTTCTCAAGGAATTTGGAGTTAGCTATGAAGTGAAGGTATCCTCAGCTCATCGGACCTTGGAGCGAACCTTGAATTGGGTGAGTGGATTCGAAGGACAAGGTGGCAAAGTGATTATTGCCGGGGCCGGGATGGCAGCTCATTTGCCTGGTGTGGTGGCAGGAGCGACGACTCTACCCGTAATCGGGGTGCCGATTCGCAGTGGTGCATTGGAAGGGGTAGACGCCCTGTATGCCATCGTCCAGATGCCCCCGGGTGTTCCGGTGGCTACTGTGGGCATCAATGGAGCTAAAAACGGCGGACTTTTGGCGGTTCAAATGATTGCGCTTTCCGACCAGAATTTGCGAGTGGCGTTAAAAGACTATCGAGTAACAATGGCAGAAGGGGTAGAGGCCAAGGATAAGGCCTTGCAAGAGAAACTCAAATAA
- the purB gene encoding adenylosuccinate lyase: MIERYTLPEMGRVWTDQHRLELWLKIEIAACEGWSKIGKIPEEAVRVIREKASFSWERVKEIEEITHHDVLAFTTNVAENVGEPAKYIHLGLTSSDVLDTALSLQMVEAADILLKKLQRLEAALKTRALEHKDTLMMGRTHGIHAEPITMGLKFALWYEEIKRQTRRMEFAREEIRVGKISGAVGTFANVDPQVEEWVCASLGLSPAPISTQVLQRDRHAFYVTTLAGVASSLDRIATELRNLQRTDVHEVEEPFAKGQKGSSAMPHKKNPITGERICGMARVIRGNAQTALENVSLWHERDISHSSAERIILPDSTIALDYVLEKMIKLIEGLRVFPEKMQQNIDKVVGLIFSQRVMLALVKKGSSREDAYAWTQRNAMQAWETKETFQSLVLKDQEIRKYLTEAEIEGLFDYNYHTKHVDTIFKRVGLL, from the coding sequence ATGATTGAACGATATACTCTTCCCGAGATGGGCCGCGTCTGGACAGATCAACATCGCCTAGAGCTTTGGCTAAAGATAGAAATTGCTGCTTGTGAGGGTTGGTCGAAGATTGGTAAAATACCCGAAGAGGCTGTCCGGGTCATCCGTGAAAAAGCCAGCTTCTCTTGGGAGCGAGTTAAGGAAATTGAAGAAATTACCCATCATGATGTATTGGCTTTTACCACCAATGTAGCAGAAAATGTCGGAGAGCCAGCCAAGTATATTCACCTCGGACTCACCTCCTCTGATGTTTTAGACACAGCCTTATCATTGCAAATGGTTGAAGCGGCTGACATACTGCTGAAAAAACTGCAGCGATTGGAAGCAGCGTTGAAAACTCGGGCCTTGGAACATAAGGACACCTTAATGATGGGAAGAACCCATGGCATTCATGCCGAACCGATCACAATGGGTCTAAAATTTGCTCTTTGGTATGAAGAGATTAAACGGCAAACCCGTCGTATGGAATTTGCCCGTGAGGAGATTCGCGTTGGTAAGATTTCCGGAGCGGTTGGGACATTCGCTAATGTGGATCCCCAGGTCGAGGAATGGGTGTGTGCATCCCTTGGTCTAAGCCCGGCACCAATCTCTACCCAAGTGTTGCAGCGCGATCGACATGCTTTTTATGTAACGACTTTGGCTGGAGTTGCTAGCTCATTAGATAGGATAGCTACCGAATTAAGAAATCTGCAGCGCACCGATGTGCATGAGGTAGAAGAACCTTTTGCCAAAGGCCAAAAAGGTTCGTCGGCCATGCCCCATAAGAAAAACCCCATTACCGGAGAGAGAATCTGTGGCATGGCTAGGGTTATTCGCGGCAATGCTCAAACAGCCCTAGAGAATGTGTCTCTTTGGCATGAGCGCGATATCTCTCATTCATCCGCTGAACGGATTATTTTGCCGGACAGTACCATTGCTCTGGATTATGTCTTGGAAAAGATGATTAAGCTAATCGAGGGCCTGCGGGTCTTTCCAGAAAAAATGCAACAAAATATCGATAAAGTCGTGGGTTTAATCTTCTCCCAAAGAGTTATGTTGGCTTTGGTCAAAAAGGGATCAAGTCGAGAAGACGCTTATGCCTGGACACAACGTAATGCTATGCAGGCATGGGAGACGAAGGAGACTTTCCAGTCCTTAGTGCTTAAGGATCAAGAGATTCGCAAGTACCTGACGGAAGCAGAGATTGAGGGACTTTTCGATTACAACTACCATACTAAACACGTGGATACAATCTTTAAACGAGTCGGACTTCTATAA
- the purC gene encoding phosphoribosylaminoimidazolesuccinocarboxamide synthase: MEKREMVYEGKAKKVFVTDQEGIYWLEYKDDATAFNGEKKGTIGDKGIVNNRLSALFFQALAKAGIPSHFVELLNDREMIVRKLEMIPLEVVVRNIAAGSLAKRLGVDEGFQLARPVVELYYKDDSLGDPFVNESHALAMGWAEVAELQEIQEMGLSINEVLQKILDQAGIILVDFKLEFGKNEGKVLLGDEISPDTCRFWDKETQNKLDKDRFRRDLGQVEEAYEEVYRRVSSVLKA, from the coding sequence ATGGAAAAACGAGAAATGGTATACGAGGGTAAAGCCAAGAAGGTTTTTGTCACGGATCAAGAAGGGATCTATTGGCTGGAATATAAGGATGACGCTACTGCATTTAATGGCGAAAAGAAAGGAACAATTGGGGACAAAGGAATTGTCAACAATCGACTATCTGCTCTCTTTTTCCAAGCCTTAGCAAAGGCCGGTATTCCGTCCCACTTTGTCGAATTACTCAATGATCGAGAAATGATTGTGCGTAAATTAGAAATGATTCCTTTGGAAGTGGTCGTACGCAATATCGCAGCCGGCAGCTTAGCGAAACGACTGGGGGTAGATGAAGGATTTCAACTAGCACGACCGGTTGTAGAATTGTATTACAAGGATGATTCTTTGGGTGATCCATTCGTCAATGAGTCCCACGCTTTAGCGATGGGGTGGGCGGAAGTGGCGGAGCTTCAAGAAATCCAAGAAATGGGGCTTAGCATCAATGAGGTATTGCAAAAGATTCTGGACCAAGCGGGTATCATCTTGGTGGATTTCAAATTGGAGTTTGGCAAAAATGAGGGCAAAGTGCTTTTAGGGGATGAAATATCTCCTGATACCTGCCGTTTTTGGGATAAAGAAACTCAGAATAAGCTGGATAAAGATCGTTTTCGTCGTGATCTCGGCCAAGTTGAAGAAGCCTACGAAGAAGTCTATCGCCGGGTCAGTTCAGTCCTTAAAGCATAA
- the purF gene encoding amidophosphoribosyltransferase, with protein sequence MREPWDDKPNEECGVFGIYAPEQEVARLTYYALYALQHRGQESAGIAVSDGSTIQVHKGMGLVSEVFSERVLLELNSKGKMAIGHVRYSTTGSSLLANAQPLVVHYQKGMMALAHNGNLTNAAELRDELVKDGAVFQTTVDTEVIVLLIARYYRSSLEDALVKTMLDLQGAYSLVIAADNKIMGVRDPYGVRPLCIGQLEGRYCLASESCALDTIGAEFVRDVLPGEIITIDEDGLHSRQGLPSQKTAVCAFEYIYLARPDSTIDELNVTESRRRMGVELARECPIEADIVIPVPDSGMTAALGYAEESGIPFAQGLLKNRYVGRTFIQPTQEMREVAVRLKLNANAQVIRGKRVIMIDDSIVRGTTSSRIVEMLRKVGAKEVHLLISSPPVLYTCYYGIDTAEREKLIATNMDLEEIRQYVGADSLYYLSDEGVRRALGNLSVCMACFDGNYPAGMPTGAKAKLETCKGKC encoded by the coding sequence TTGAGAGAGCCCTGGGATGATAAACCTAATGAAGAATGTGGAGTTTTCGGCATTTATGCGCCTGAGCAAGAAGTAGCCCGTCTCACCTATTACGCCCTTTATGCTTTGCAGCATCGAGGACAGGAAAGTGCTGGAATTGCCGTTTCTGATGGAAGTACTATTCAAGTGCACAAAGGGATGGGTTTGGTTTCTGAAGTCTTCTCGGAAAGGGTACTGTTGGAACTGAATAGCAAGGGAAAAATGGCGATTGGCCATGTGCGCTATTCTACGACGGGTTCTAGCCTCCTTGCTAATGCACAGCCTCTCGTTGTTCATTACCAAAAGGGAATGATGGCCCTAGCTCATAATGGAAACTTGACCAATGCGGCAGAGCTACGAGATGAGTTAGTCAAGGATGGAGCAGTATTTCAGACGACAGTCGATACGGAAGTGATTGTGCTCTTAATTGCTCGCTATTATCGAAGCAGCTTAGAAGACGCCCTTGTGAAGACCATGTTAGATTTGCAAGGGGCCTATTCGCTGGTGATTGCCGCGGATAACAAGATCATGGGTGTACGGGATCCCTACGGCGTTCGTCCCTTATGCATTGGACAGCTTGAAGGTCGTTATTGTCTTGCTTCGGAGAGTTGTGCCTTAGATACGATAGGAGCTGAATTTGTCCGTGATGTTTTACCGGGCGAAATCATCACGATCGATGAGGATGGTCTGCACTCACGACAAGGGCTGCCGTCTCAGAAGACAGCAGTCTGTGCCTTTGAATACATTTATTTAGCTCGCCCGGATAGCACGATTGACGAATTGAATGTGACGGAAAGCCGTCGCCGAATGGGCGTTGAATTAGCTAGAGAATGCCCAATCGAGGCGGATATTGTGATTCCGGTACCCGATTCGGGGATGACCGCCGCCCTAGGCTATGCGGAGGAATCTGGGATACCTTTTGCCCAAGGCTTGCTTAAAAATCGTTATGTGGGAAGAACCTTTATTCAACCCACCCAAGAAATGCGTGAAGTCGCAGTGCGGTTGAAGCTGAATGCCAATGCCCAAGTGATACGTGGTAAACGGGTGATTATGATTGATGATTCGATTGTAAGAGGGACCACCAGTTCACGAATCGTCGAAATGCTTCGCAAGGTGGGGGCAAAGGAAGTCCATCTCCTCATCTCCAGTCCTCCGGTTCTCTACACTTGCTATTATGGTATTGATACGGCGGAGCGGGAAAAACTCATCGCCACAAATATGGATCTGGAAGAGATTCGCCAATATGTGGGGGCAGATTCTCTCTACTATTTATCTGATGAAGGGGTGCGCAGAGCCTTAGGAAACTTGTCCGTTTGTATGGCTTGTTTTGATGGCAATTATCCTGCAGGAATGCCTACGGGGGCGAAAGCTAAATTGGAAACCTGTAAAGGCAAATGTTAA
- the purM gene encoding phosphoribosylformylglycinamidine cyclo-ligase → MGYSYRQAGVDIDAGNQAVELMKPAVKRTLRPEVMGGLGGFGGLFALNLKKYPEPVLVSGTDGVGTKLKLAFQMNRHDTIGQDAVAMCVNDILVQGAEPLFFLDYLAVGKLVPEQVAEVVGGIAKGCELTGCALIGGETAEMPGFYAEGEYDIAGFAVGAVNRPDLIDGSQIKEGDVLIGLASSGFHSNGYSLVRKVFAPDLWDKVYPELGETLGEALLRPTRIYVKSVLPLLEKRQILGMAHITGGGLTENIPRILPEGFGVTIDRSAWQVPALFKLLQTMGEVAEEEMLRTFNMGIGFVLIVHPQDVEEIQGQLRAAGEVSFVFGEVQGQSKGVNYR, encoded by the coding sequence ATGGGATATTCTTATCGTCAGGCTGGAGTAGATATTGACGCCGGAAATCAAGCTGTGGAGTTGATGAAACCTGCCGTAAAGCGGACCCTGCGTCCGGAGGTCATGGGGGGACTCGGTGGTTTTGGTGGACTCTTTGCTTTGAATCTGAAAAAATATCCGGAACCAGTACTGGTTTCCGGAACGGATGGAGTCGGGACAAAGCTCAAATTGGCTTTTCAGATGAATCGGCATGATACCATCGGCCAAGACGCGGTGGCCATGTGTGTGAATGACATTTTAGTCCAAGGCGCGGAGCCTTTGTTCTTTCTCGATTATTTGGCTGTGGGTAAATTGGTGCCTGAGCAAGTGGCTGAAGTCGTGGGCGGAATTGCCAAGGGCTGTGAATTGACCGGATGTGCCCTTATCGGCGGTGAGACAGCGGAGATGCCTGGATTTTATGCCGAAGGGGAATACGATATTGCGGGCTTTGCCGTAGGAGCAGTGAACCGCCCGGATCTGATCGATGGCTCGCAGATTAAAGAGGGCGATGTCTTAATCGGTCTTGCTTCGTCCGGCTTTCACAGCAATGGCTATTCCTTGGTACGGAAAGTCTTTGCTCCAGACCTTTGGGATAAGGTCTACCCGGAGTTAGGGGAAACTCTAGGCGAGGCGCTCCTTCGTCCCACGCGGATCTATGTGAAAAGCGTCCTTCCCCTACTAGAGAAACGCCAGATTCTTGGGATGGCCCATATTACCGGGGGAGGCCTAACTGAAAATATTCCCCGTATTCTTCCGGAAGGGTTTGGAGTTACTATTGATCGCTCCGCCTGGCAGGTTCCCGCCCTTTTTAAGCTATTACAAACCATGGGTGAGGTAGCTGAAGAAGAAATGCTTCGCACCTTTAATATGGGTATTGGCTTTGTATTAATCGTCCATCCTCAAGATGTAGAGGAAATCCAGGGTCAGCTCCGGGCGGCAGGGGAAGTAAGCTTTGTCTTTGGAGAGGTTCAAGGCCAGAGCAAGGGAGTGAATTATCGTTGA
- the purN gene encoding phosphoribosylglycinamide formyltransferase: protein MRIGVLASGRGSNLQALIEVWKQGMLGADIVAVGSDREDALALQRAQDVGVLNQAFPLRNYGTRGEQEGAILSWLREQGVELLVLAGFMRVLSKEFLQACQIPVINIHPSLLPAFQGLHAQRQAVEYGVKLSGCTVHYVDEGLDSGPIILQEAVAVLPDDTEASLSDRILEVEHRIYPEAVKLVATGRVSRQGRVVEILD from the coding sequence ATGCGGATCGGGGTATTGGCTTCCGGACGAGGAAGCAACCTACAGGCATTGATTGAGGTCTGGAAGCAAGGCATGCTGGGGGCGGATATCGTGGCTGTAGGCTCAGACCGTGAGGATGCTCTAGCTTTGCAACGGGCTCAAGATGTAGGGGTACTAAATCAAGCCTTCCCTCTTCGCAATTATGGGACCCGGGGGGAACAGGAGGGGGCAATCCTGAGTTGGCTGAGAGAGCAGGGGGTAGAGCTTCTGGTTCTCGCAGGATTTATGCGGGTGTTGAGCAAGGAATTTCTGCAAGCATGCCAAATTCCCGTTATCAACATTCACCCTTCGTTGCTACCGGCTTTTCAAGGCCTTCATGCCCAAAGGCAGGCCGTGGAATATGGGGTCAAGCTTTCCGGTTGTACAGTTCACTATGTGGATGAGGGGCTGGATAGTGGTCCCATTATCCTACAAGAGGCTGTAGCAGTGTTGCCGGATGATACTGAAGCATCTTTATCAGACCGCATTCTGGAAGTCGAGCATCGAATTTATCCTGAGGCAGTAAAGTTAGTGGCGACTGGACGGGTCAGTCGGCAGGGGCGTGTCGTGGAGATTCTTGATTAA
- the purH gene encoding bifunctional phosphoribosylaminoimidazolecarboxamide formyltransferase/IMP cyclohydrolase, whose product MMRRAMLSVSNKTGLVEFARGLVELGFALVSTGGTFKTLTGAGLPVSYVTEITGFPEILDGRVKTLHPKVHGGILARGTAEHLQQLKENGIGLIELVVVNLYPFKETIAKPGVEFQEAIENIDIGGPSMVRAAAKNQERVSIVVNPERYGEVLQAMREQGEVPYALRKRLAAEAFAHTAEYDRYIADYLAQELAKESAESTTDQSVFPDSITLSGQKVQDLRYGENPDQKAAFYRRIGAEGTLAHGQQLQGKELSYNNWMDMDAAWGIVEDFGEPACAIIKHTNPCGTALGKTALEAYERALAADPVSAFGGIIAFNRGIEAPCAEALKGHFYEVIVAPKFSEEAQEILQEKKNLRLVQVTPGAQRATAPWKVRSIEGGFLIQEEDEGTTPVSAWETVSDLKPTPQDIQELDFAWRVVKHVKSNAIVLTKMSQTLGVGAGQMNRVGSVKIALEQAREKAQGAYLASDAFFPFPDSLEEAAKAGVRAVVQPGGSVKDAEVIEAANRLGLILMFTHRRHFKH is encoded by the coding sequence TTGATGAGAAGAGCAATGCTCAGTGTTTCTAATAAAACAGGACTGGTAGAATTTGCCCGGGGACTGGTGGAGCTAGGTTTCGCTTTGGTTTCCACTGGAGGAACCTTTAAGACCTTGACCGGTGCAGGACTACCTGTAAGCTATGTCACAGAGATTACGGGCTTTCCAGAGATTCTGGATGGACGAGTCAAGACACTTCATCCAAAGGTCCATGGAGGGATACTCGCCCGTGGCACGGCAGAACATTTGCAACAGCTTAAAGAGAATGGAATTGGCCTTATTGAGCTGGTGGTGGTGAATCTTTATCCTTTTAAGGAGACCATCGCCAAACCGGGAGTGGAATTCCAAGAGGCCATTGAAAATATTGATATCGGCGGTCCCTCGATGGTGCGGGCGGCAGCTAAAAATCAAGAACGTGTAAGTATCGTCGTGAATCCGGAACGTTATGGGGAAGTTCTGCAAGCAATGCGCGAGCAAGGTGAAGTGCCTTATGCTTTGCGTAAACGTTTGGCTGCCGAGGCCTTTGCCCATACGGCTGAATATGATCGCTATATTGCGGATTATTTAGCTCAGGAGCTGGCGAAGGAATCAGCTGAATCGACTACGGATCAATCCGTTTTCCCTGATTCCATAACCCTCTCTGGGCAAAAGGTCCAGGACCTCCGCTATGGGGAGAATCCTGACCAAAAGGCTGCCTTTTATCGTAGGATTGGGGCTGAAGGGACTTTAGCTCATGGGCAACAACTCCAGGGGAAAGAACTTTCCTATAATAACTGGATGGATATGGATGCTGCTTGGGGAATTGTAGAGGATTTCGGCGAACCTGCTTGTGCCATTATTAAACATACTAATCCTTGTGGAACTGCCCTTGGCAAGACTGCCCTTGAAGCCTATGAAAGAGCTCTAGCAGCGGACCCGGTATCGGCCTTCGGTGGGATTATCGCTTTCAATCGGGGAATCGAAGCACCCTGTGCCGAAGCCTTGAAAGGTCATTTTTATGAAGTAATTGTAGCTCCTAAGTTTAGCGAAGAAGCCCAGGAGATTTTGCAGGAAAAGAAAAATCTTCGTCTGGTTCAAGTGACACCAGGGGCACAGCGGGCAACTGCACCCTGGAAGGTGCGCTCGATCGAAGGGGGATTTTTAATTCAGGAAGAAGATGAGGGCACAACACCAGTCTCCGCTTGGGAGACTGTTAGTGATCTTAAGCCGACCCCTCAAGATATCCAAGAGCTGGATTTTGCTTGGCGGGTTGTGAAGCATGTCAAATCCAATGCGATTGTTCTTACTAAAATGAGTCAAACTCTAGGAGTGGGAGCTGGTCAGATGAATCGGGTCGGTTCCGTGAAGATTGCCCTAGAGCAGGCACGCGAAAAGGCCCAAGGAGCCTATCTTGCTTCTGACGCTTTCTTCCCTTTCCCGGATTCCTTGGAAGAGGCTGCTAAAGCAGGGGTTCGTGCTGTGGTTCAACCCGGTGGATCGGTCAAGGATGCGGAAGTCATTGAGGCTGCTAATCGTTTAGGCTTGATTCTGATGTTTACCCATCGACGTCATTTTAAACACTAG
- the purD gene encoding phosphoribosylamine--glycine ligase: protein MGKKVLLVGNGGREHALAWKIAQSPEVEKVFVAPGNAGTQEWNVPIAATDISGLLAFAKKEGIDLTVVGPEAPLTLGIVDAFTQAGLRVFGPTQAAARLEGSKSFAKEIMVEADVPTAKSQVFANPEEAKAYVEELGAPIVLKADGLAAGKGVIVAMDLPTALTAVDELMDGSFGESGKLLLVEEYLEGQEVSLLCLCDGENAVTLVPVQDHKRALDGDQGLNTGGMGTYSPPPFWNSQVEEQALREIIQPTLRAMKEKGMPFQGVLFAGLMLTKEGPKTLEFNVRFGDPETQVIIARLKSDLFKALWACTEGRLGDVQLEWEKETAICIVMAAPGYPAAYKKGIPMALPETLAEGQVIFHAGTSRAEDGQLQSTGGRVLGVTVLGKDLSEARHLGYTLVEKIDFPQAHYRKDIGLKGL from the coding sequence ATGGGAAAAAAAGTTTTGCTGGTAGGTAATGGGGGCAGGGAACATGCTCTCGCTTGGAAAATAGCTCAAAGCCCGGAGGTCGAGAAGGTGTTTGTGGCTCCGGGAAATGCCGGAACTCAGGAATGGAATGTGCCCATAGCCGCTACCGATATTTCTGGTTTGCTGGCATTTGCCAAGAAGGAAGGTATTGATTTGACCGTGGTGGGGCCTGAGGCCCCTTTGACCTTAGGAATTGTGGATGCCTTTACCCAAGCAGGGTTAAGAGTTTTTGGACCAACGCAAGCCGCGGCTCGTCTTGAAGGCAGCAAATCCTTTGCCAAGGAGATTATGGTCGAGGCCGACGTGCCAACAGCTAAAAGTCAGGTGTTTGCCAATCCCGAGGAGGCCAAGGCCTATGTTGAAGAGCTGGGAGCACCGATTGTTTTGAAAGCCGATGGCTTAGCCGCTGGTAAAGGGGTGATCGTGGCTATGGATTTGCCAACGGCCTTAACAGCTGTTGATGAGCTAATGGATGGTTCCTTTGGGGAATCAGGGAAATTGCTGCTGGTGGAAGAGTATCTGGAAGGGCAAGAAGTCAGTTTGCTCTGCCTATGCGATGGAGAAAACGCGGTTACCTTGGTCCCGGTCCAAGATCATAAACGAGCTCTGGATGGTGATCAGGGCTTAAATACGGGGGGGATGGGTACATACAGTCCACCGCCCTTTTGGAATTCTCAAGTTGAGGAACAAGCCTTGCGTGAGATTATACAGCCTACTTTACGTGCTATGAAGGAAAAAGGGATGCCTTTTCAAGGGGTGCTCTTTGCCGGTCTGATGCTCACCAAGGAAGGCCCCAAAACCCTAGAATTCAATGTACGCTTCGGCGATCCGGAAACCCAGGTAATCATCGCGCGTTTAAAATCGGATTTGTTTAAGGCTCTTTGGGCTTGTACGGAAGGACGTTTGGGGGATGTGCAGCTCGAGTGGGAAAAGGAAACCGCTATTTGCATCGTGATGGCTGCACCTGGGTATCCCGCGGCTTATAAAAAAGGTATACCGATGGCTTTACCGGAAACCCTAGCTGAAGGACAAGTTATTTTTCACGCGGGAACATCTCGTGCTGAAGATGGGCAGCTTCAAAGCACCGGTGGTAGAGTCTTGGGGGTTACCGTCCTAGGAAAAGACCTTTCCGAGGCACGCCACTTAGGATATACTTTAGTAGAGAAAATAGATTTCCCGCAGGCACATTATCGGAAGGATATTGGCCTAAAGGGTCTATAA
- a CDS encoding manganese catalase family protein, with protein sequence MYSYRKRFFYPIHVEGPDPVLAKQLIEHYGGKDGELTQVVQYLNHQVNIDNRYIRELLGLISAEELAHLETLSAMIIKLGGEVHRLVNASDQAWSLANVYQYSESEKILRANVALEKRARLQYEEHANLTQDPGVKRLLSFLARREGIHQKLLYRCHKVMMEGGSSEHYMGIIYDYKMSLQVLD encoded by the coding sequence GTGTACAGCTATCGCAAACGGTTCTTTTATCCAATCCATGTGGAAGGACCTGATCCGGTCTTGGCCAAACAGTTGATTGAACACTATGGCGGTAAGGATGGAGAACTGACTCAAGTAGTTCAGTACCTAAATCATCAAGTTAATATAGATAACCGTTATATACGCGAATTGCTGGGGCTCATTTCTGCTGAAGAGTTGGCCCATTTGGAAACCCTATCGGCAATGATAATCAAACTGGGTGGTGAGGTTCATCGCCTAGTGAATGCAAGTGACCAAGCCTGGTCACTTGCCAATGTCTATCAATACTCTGAATCGGAAAAGATATTAAGGGCTAATGTCGCCTTAGAGAAAAGGGCCCGCCTCCAATATGAAGAGCATGCTAACCTGACCCAGGATCCTGGCGTAAAGCGCCTCTTAAGCTTTCTGGCTCGCCGCGAAGGGATTCATCAGAAGCTCTTATATCGTTGTCATAAGGTGATGATGGAAGGCGGTAGTAGCGAACACTATATGGGAATCATCTATGATTACAAAATGAGTTTGCAGGTCTTAGATTGA
- a CDS encoding MFS transporter, whose protein sequence is MSISQRIENLPVKRFHYILLLSAGLGWMFDSMDTGIISFVLPVLMKTWGLTPEQVGNIGSIGLVGMALGAIIGGSIADRVGRKKVFAFTLVMYSIATGLCGLAWSYESLLVFRFLVGFGLGGQLPVAVTLVSEFTPAKHRGKFLVLLESFWAIGWLLAAVISYLIIPAFGWHVAFFIGAIPALYVFYLWKYIPESPRFLEENGRLEEAEAVYRMVAGEDSGSNKANLGVGTGAGVGTQEMGRKVTVDKPSKSRNNTKVNRVTLGELFSKKFLRRTVFLWLLWFGIVYSYYGIFTWLPSILAIKGFSLTKSFSYVIVMTLAQIPGYFTAAFFVDRIGRKPTLATFVLGTATSAFFFGQADSVTMILVFGSLMSFFNLGAWGILYTYTPELYPTRARGTGAGWAAGFGRIGGILAPAVVGRMLGASISTETVFLMFTGVLILVVINVLVLGEETKGRPMDEVA, encoded by the coding sequence ATGAGCATATCACAACGAATCGAGAATTTACCGGTCAAGCGTTTCCACTATATTCTTCTGCTTTCTGCAGGGTTAGGGTGGATGTTTGATTCCATGGATACGGGAATTATCTCGTTTGTCCTCCCGGTTTTGATGAAGACTTGGGGGTTAACCCCTGAGCAGGTGGGGAACATCGGGAGCATTGGTTTGGTCGGGATGGCTCTCGGGGCAATCATTGGAGGCAGTATCGCCGATCGCGTGGGCCGTAAAAAAGTCTTTGCGTTTACTTTGGTCATGTATTCCATAGCCACTGGCCTATGCGGGTTGGCTTGGAGTTATGAATCCCTCTTGGTTTTCCGCTTTCTGGTTGGGTTTGGTTTAGGAGGACAGCTGCCTGTCGCAGTGACCTTGGTCAGTGAATTCACACCTGCGAAGCACCGGGGTAAATTTCTTGTGCTTCTGGAAAGCTTTTGGGCCATCGGTTGGCTCTTAGCAGCAGTCATATCGTATCTGATTATTCCGGCCTTTGGCTGGCATGTTGCCTTTTTCATTGGTGCCATCCCTGCACTCTATGTATTTTATCTTTGGAAATACATCCCGGAGTCGCCACGGTTCCTTGAGGAAAATGGCAGACTAGAAGAAGCAGAAGCTGTGTATCGCATGGTAGCAGGAGAGGATTCAGGGAGCAACAAAGCCAATTTGGGTGTAGGTACTGGTGCGGGTGTAGGTACCCAGGAGATGGGGCGGAAAGTTACGGTGGACAAGCCTTCCAAATCTCGCAATAACACAAAGGTGAATCGAGTAACCTTAGGGGAACTATTCTCTAAGAAATTTTTGCGGCGCACTGTATTTCTTTGGCTCCTATGGTTCGGCATTGTTTATTCATATTACGGAATCTTTACTTGGTTGCCCTCTATTCTGGCAATTAAGGGTTTTTCCTTGACCAAGAGTTTTAGTTATGTCATTGTTATGACTTTAGCTCAAATTCCCGGCTATTTTACTGCCGCATTTTTTGTGGATCGAATCGGCCGTAAGCCCACTTTGGCAACTTTCGTTTTGGGAACAGCGACGAGTGCTTTTTTCTTTGGACAAGCTGACAGTGTGACCATGATTCTTGTCTTCGGCTCACTCATGTCGTTCTTTAATCTCGGCGCCTGGGGAATTCTCTATACCTATACCCCTGAGCTCTATCCGACCAGGGCACGGGGAACTGGAGCAGGATGGGCAGCAGGATTTGGTCGGATTGGGGGTATCTTAGCTCCTGCGGTGGTTGGCAGAATGTTAGGAGCCTCGATATCCACGGAAACCGTTTTCTTGATGTTTACGGGAGTACTTATCTTAGTTGTAATCAACGTGCTTGTTCTTGGTGAAGAGACCAAAGGACGACCCATGGATGAAGTAGCTTAG